agaatggaGGGTAGAaagttgcccatagtgaaggaggcaagtttaaagagaagggtagagacacggagaaggggggtggggagcagccctGTTTGCAACGTGGGTGAGCAGCGAAAGCAGGCATCCCCGcaattgacttgccaccaagggaaCGTGGGTCaatgaccaaggcaggcatccccatGGAGATCAGACACCAGTgcaacgtgggtgaataatcagagaggcatccccgcaatgattaaacaccaagggaaggctgccttcccaagTCCATGACTggcgccagagttttgggtccacggataaaatgtgtctcctttgtctctaccagaaaatgaaaggaattgaaattaagagaagggagagattaaagggtggcgccaagattgaaaggaaaaagaggttgagggatactGAGAGAGggtggagaagagagtaaaaagaggctgctTACCCGATTTTAAAtcggtgagatgttccttgggctggttggtctgaggaccggAAGTCATAGGTGGATCACTTCACGGAGTGAGGGTGAGGACAGGGGACTGGTCTCCCGAAGGAGTCCCGCTGACCCGGGTCTTTGGCACCAAATGTCTCacatgtccatgtgaagagaccaccaaacaggctttgtgtgagcaacagggctgtttatttcacctgggcgcaggtgggctgagtccgaaaaaggagtcagcgaagggagatagtggtggggccgttttataggatttggaaaggtaaaggaaaattatagtcaaagggggttgttctctggtgggcaggggcaggggtcacaagATGCTCAGTGgtggagcttttgagccaggatgagccaggaaaaggaatttcacaaggtaatgtcatcagttaaggcaggaacagaccattttcacttcttttgtgattcttcagttacttcaggtcATCTGGATGCATATATGCATGTCactggggatatgatggcttagcttgggctcagaggcctgacaatggggtttcaccatgttggtcaggctggtctcgaactcctgacctagtgatccgccccccttggcctcccgaagtgctgggagtacaggcatgagccaccgcgcccagcatgaCTCCCATCCTTTAAAGATtagttttgtgggctgggcatggtggctcaggaggctgaggcagaggaatagcttgagcctgggaagcagaggttgcagtgagctgagattgagccactgcattccagcctggtcaacagagcaagactccatctcaaaaaaaaaaaaaaaaaaagcgcaaaGAAGCCttaatacacatttctcaaagacatacaaatgaccaccaggtacattaaaaaaaaaatgctcaatatcactaatcattagagaaatgcaaatcaaaaccacagtgagatatatCACTTCAcaccattagaatggctatttatcaaaaagacaagtgaagcctgagcaacatggcaaaacctcgtctctaccaaaaaaaaagctactcaggaggctgaggtgggaggatcgcttgagcccaggaggtcaaggctgcagtgagctatgatcgtgccactgccctccagcctaggtgatagagcgagaccatgtctcaattagaacaaaacatttaaaaaggacAAATGATAAGCGTTGATGACATGTGGAGACAAGGGAAACCTCgactctgttggtgggaatgtaaattgattcAGTCATTACGGAAAACAGCAGGGAGTTTCTTCAGAAAGTTCAAATAGGCAATAGGAGTGCCAGTACATCCCAGCAACCTGACTTCTGGGTACCTATCCAAGGTAATTGAAATAAATATGTCGGCCAGgggcagtgcctcatgcctgtaatcccagcactttgggaggccaaggcgggtgaatcacctgaggccaggagttcgagaccagcctgggcaaacatggTGGCAACatgcagaggctgcaatgagccgagaccgtgccactgcactccagcctgggcaacagagcaagattccatctcaaaacaaaagattAGTTTTGCTTGTTTGGTTTGGTACTTTACACAGGTGGAATCCTACAACATTATTCTTTCCTATCtagcttcttcttttttcttttttctgagacaggatctcactctgttgggCAGGCCtgagctttgaactcctgggctccagcaatcctcccacctcagcctcccaagtagctgagaccacaggcatgtaccaccaagctcagataatttttcttactttttgtagagatggagtcttgctatattgcccaggcttgtctccaactactgggctcaagcgatcctcctgtcttggcctcctaaagtgctgggattagcagtgtgagccactacacctggcttatATCTGACTTTTTCCCCTCAGCATTAGGTTGTGAGTTGCCTGTAATTGTAGTTCATTCTCACTGCAGAATAGTATTGTATTATGTTAttaaataacaatttattttccattctacTATTGACAGACATGAGGGTCGTTTCCAGTTtggagctattataaataatgctgctatgaatattctagTGTGTGTCTTTTGGTGGACATAggaacatgtttttgtttttgttttttaagatggagtttcactcttgttgcgcaggctggagtgcagtggtgcaacctcggctcactgcaatatccacctcccaggttcaagcgattctcctgtgtcggcctcctgagtagctgagattacaggtgcacaccaccacacccggctaattttttgtatttttagtagagaccgggtttcaccatgttggccaggctggtctcaaactcctgacctcaggtgatccacccaccttggcctcccaaagtgctgggattacaggtatgagccaccacgcccggccatgaaCACGTTTCTGACGGGTGCATgcctgggagtggaattgcttgATTATAGAGTGTGCATATGTTTGGCTTTATAAATACTGCCAGTAGTTTTCCACTCCCCCCAGAAGTATGACTTGCCATGCACCACATCCTCACTAACGTTTGATGTTTTCCTACTTTTTCCATTGTAGCCATTCTGGTGAGTGTGTGGATAGTGGCACATTGTGGTTTAAGTGTGTATTTCTGTGATGACTAATAAAACCAAGTTGCTTTTTATATTCACCATGTGGGTTTCCTTCTCGTAAAGTGTCACGCCTCAgccattatctttcttttttttttccttccttcttttttctttctttctttctctttctttctttctttgtttccttccttccttcccttcccttccctttccttccttccttcctttctttctttttggagtgcagtgatgcaatcattgctcactgcagcctccacctccaggcctcaagcgatcctcctgcctgggcttcccaaagtgctaggattacaggagtgagccaccatgcccagccccaactaattaaaaaagtttttggctgggtgtggtggctcacacctgtaatcccagcactttgggagactgaggcaagtgaatcacatgagctcatgagttcaagatcagcctggccaacatggtgaaaccccatctctaccaataatacaaaaattagtcgggtatggtggtgtgcacctgtaatcccagctacttgggaggctgagacaggagaatcgtgtgaacctgggaggtggagattgcagtgagccgagattgtgccactgcactccagcctgggcaacagagtgagactctgtctcaaaaaaaaaaaaaaaaaaaaatagtgtgaaCTAATTTGAAAATAGGGCCTTTGCAGAAGTAATTAGTGAAAAGGAGGACGTACTGGATTACAGTGGGCTCTAAATCCAATATGTCTTTATAAGAAGGCCATGGATGGTGGTGGCTCAccgttgtaatcccagcactttgggaggtgggaggatggcttcagccactgcactccagcctgggtgacagaatgagactcagtaaagaaaaaaaaaattaaaaaaaggaaagttcagcctAAAGAAGAGAACATCCAGGGCAAACATGATCATGGCTTCAGCAGATACCGTCGGGCAACTCCCTGTATCCCTTCAGCAGTCGCTTTTGTAAACCAAAGCTCACTTCCTGGGGACTCTTCCTGAGGGCCTTGTTCCTGGTCACAGAGAACCCTCAGTTTGCTCATAACATAAGCCAGGAGTGTGGGGTACAGCCCTCAACCAGTGACAGCAGGGAACTGGGGGGTACCTGACCCCCGCCCCGCTAAGCCAGCTCTGAGGTCTGCCCTGAACAGGCTCCCAGAACTCCTTGGCTGATCACGCCATGCCCTGCTTAGTAACTCCCCTTGCGTTGCTGCCTCTGCttccttgcctcagtttccccctcctCTCCTGGGGCTCCCATggaatcacctcccaaataaatgaCTTGCACCAGAATCCTTGTCTCAGGGCCTGCTAGaggaactaaaataaaaacaacagtcTTCAAATCTgcctaagcctcaatttcctttatCTTCCAAAATAAAAGACAAGTTAAGCATTTTTGTAAAGAACAAGGTCAATAGGTAAAAGAAATGGGAATATAGATttcagtcaaaaaaaaatttttttttccttctgaaatggagtctcgctctgtcgcccaggctggagtgcagtggtgtgatctcggctcactgcaacctctgcctcctggttcaagcgattctcctgcctcagcctcccaagtagctgggattacagacacgcgacaccatgctcggctaatttttgtatttttggtagagacagagtttcaccatgttggccagactcatcttgaactcctgacctcaaggtatCCACCCCCATCAGCCtaccaaagtactggcattacaggggtgagccaccgcgcccgaccaatacatttttttttttttaaagagacagagtcttgctcagtcacccaggctggagtgcagtggcatgatcatagttcactgcagccttgaactcctgggtgcaagtgatcctcctgcctcagcctcctgagtagctgggcctacaggtgcacgtgccaccatactcagttaatttttatttaattaaaaaaaaaataggccgggtggagtggctcacacctgcaatttcagcactttgggaggccaaggtgggcagatcaattgaggtcaggaattcaagaccagcctgggcaacatggtgataccctgtctctactaaaaatacaaaaattagccaggcatggtggtgcatgactgtaattctagctactcagaggctgaggcagacgaatcattcgaacccaggaggtggaggctgcagtgagctaagatcgtgccactgtactccagcctggatgacagagcaagactctgtctcaaaaaaagaaacaaacggctgggcatggtggcttatgcctgtaatcccagcactttgggaggccgaggtgggtggatcacctgaggtcaggagttcgagaccagactgaccaaaatggtgaaaccccatctctactaaaaatacaaaattagccgggcatggtggcgcacgcctgtaatcccagctacttgggagactgagtcacgagaattgtttgaacctgggaggcagagtttgcagtgagctgagattgcgccgtaGCACTCCAGCATacgcaacaggagcaaaactccatctcaataaaaacaaaaacaaaccacccTCTCATGATCATCCAGACTGTTCTGCCTGGTTTGAGTGACAGGCAACTCACCATCTATCCTCTTTCCACCTACAACAGCTCTGACTATCACAAACTTCTgttaagttcttttaaaaattcggctgaagccaggtatggtggctcacccctataatcccagtgctttgggaggctggaatGAGCAGAtcaccttgaggccaggagtttgagaccagcctggcaacctTTGggctctacaaattttttttttttttttgagacagagtttcactcttttttcttaggctggagtgcaatggcgcaatcttggctcactgcaacctctgcctcccaggttcaagtgactctcctgcctcagcctcccaagttgctcggattacaagaatgagccaccGCAAAattcgcctggctaatttttgtatttttagtagaaacggggtttcaccatgttggccaggctgatctcaacctcctgacctcagacgatccccctgcctctgcctcccaaagtgctgggattacaggcatgagccactgtgactggccccaccaaaaaaagaaaaaattaattaaccaggtatggccagacgtggtggctcactgtaatcccaacattttggaggGCCACGGTGAGACagtcacttgagccaggagtttaagaccaacctgggccacatagagagacctcatctctattttttttttcttttttgagacagagtcttggtctgtcgcccaggctggaatgcagtggcgggatctcggctcactgcaacctccgcctcctgcgttcaagcgattctcctgcctcagcctccctagtagctgggattacaggtgcccgccaccatgcccggcaattttttttatttctagtagggatggggtttcaccatgttggccaggctccctctctcactatatatatatattatttgttgttgttgtttgtttgttttgttttgttttaagcctcGGGTGATCGTGATGATCTGTCAGGTTTGGGATCTGTTAGAAGAGATCTCTCAAATGCTCCCAGCCAGCCCTGGCCCTACAGGTGTGGCCCCAAGAAGATGGGCTGGCACCTCCTGGACCATGTTTTTAAATATCCATTGTCGAGGTTGGGCTACTCTATGCTCACATCTTGAGACCATCCAGAGCTCCCCACAGAGATAAGCAACGTTTAGAAAGGAAACGAAACTTTGCCCAAGAGCCAGAAACCTGTCTTCAACAACCGATTGTGCTATAAGGTAACTTAGTTCAGTTCACTGGAATATTACTTaatttcctctgctttttctttttaaacaagaaAGTGTTGACTCAGCCAACAGCACTGGGAACCAGACTCCCTGGGGCCTGCCTGCCCCTGCTCTTCTCCcaaattctcttccttttttgtCCCCGTTGATGGAATTCAATAAAGGGATCTCTACCATCTGtcacttgttttttttgttgtttgtttggttgttgttttttttttttttttttggcagtctcactctgtcgcccaggctggagtgcagtggcgccatctcagctcactgcaacctccacctcccaggttcaagtgattctcctgcctcagcctccggagtagctgggattacagttacctgccaccatgcccggccaatttttgtgtttttagtagagacagggtttctccatgttggccaggctgatcttgaactcctgacctcaagggatccgcccacctcagtctcccaaagtgctgtgatcacaggcgtgagccaccacacccagccccagatTATCTTTCTTCACTGTCTAATTTCATTCCTATGAGTATTAGATTGCTTTTCCTGGGTCAAAAGTGCTGCTTCTGTTCCCAACCACAAAATTCTCTGGAACTGTTTTCAGGGCCGTCTCAGTCTCATAAAAGGGGATCAGGCAGGAGGAGTTTGGGAGAAACCTGTGAAGGGCCTGATTTGCAGCATCATGACGTGCCTCTCTTTGGCCTCTGCTGTGCTCCTGGCCTCCCTCCTGAGTCTCCACCTTGGAACTGCCACACATACGTAGCTGGCCAATTCCCCTCCTGGGGTTCCTTCCCGGACCGCCTGGGAGTGGATAGAAAGGAGTATCTCCAAAGCCCTTCCTCTCCCTGATTTTTAGGTGGGAGTGACATATCCAAAACCTGCTGCTTCCAATACAGCCACAAGCCCCTTCCCTGGACCTGGGTGCGAAGCTATGAATTCACCAGTAACAGCTGCTCCCAGCGGGCTGTGATGTGAGTATTTCTCGGATGTGCTTTCAGGGGCCCTGTCAGCCATGGAACAGGATGGGTGCTGGGCAGACCCCCAGGATGAGCCTTGGGATGGGAACCtggaaaccccacctctacacaCTAACAAGTGTGACTCTGAGCTTCAGGTAGAAcctgactcttttttttctctttttgagacggagtttctttcttgttgcccagactagagtgcaatggcatgatcttggctcactgcaacctccccctcccaagttcaagcaattctcctgcctcagcctcccaagtagctggaattacaggcacatgccaccatgctcagctaatttttgtgttattagtagggacggaatttcaccatggttggccaggctggtcttgaacttctgagctcatgtgatttgcccgcctcagcctctcaaaatgctgggattacaggtgtgagccattgggCCCAGCCAACCCCCACTTTTAATAAACTCACAGTGAAGTAAGGAGCTCAGGAATCATCAGCTATGTTGAATAACCTTGAAAATGTGGCTAACAATTAAACGACATGTTGAGTGCAGGGTtcctttctggggtgatgaaaatatcctaaaattgattgtggtgacgGTTGCATCATCTAtgactatactaaaaaccactgaattataaTTATAGCCTTTAAATTGGTGGAGGTGTACATGATGGGGAGGTTTAgacgatcgcttgagcccaggagttcaaggctgcagtgaggtatgatcgcaccactgcactccagcctgggtaacacagagagacttcatctctaacaaaagaaaaaagaaaagagtaaattACAGTTATCCCCCAGTAACCACAGGGGATTGGTGCCAGGATTTCGGCATACGATTTCCCCTGCATTTATGCAGGTTTTGCATCACTGAGTTTCGTATTTTCTATCCTCCTTTGGTTGGAAAAAGGCTGCCTGTGAGTGGACCCACAGAGTTCAAatctgtgttgttcaagagtcaactgtatgtGCCGTATGAACTATATCCCAACAAAGGTGTTCTATTACAATGAAAGAAtcagccgggtgaggtggcgcaggcctgtaagcccagttactccggaggctgagtcaggagaatcgcttgaacccgggaggcggagtttgcagtgagtagagattgcgccactgcactccagcctgggtgacaagagagaaactgtttcaaaaaaataaaataggccgggcgtggtggcttacgcctgtaatcccagcactttgggaggccgaggcgggcagatctcctgaggttgggagttcgagaccagcctgaccaacatggagaaaccctgtttctactaaaaatacaaaattagctgggcatggtggcgcatgcctgtaatcccagctacttgggaggatgaggtgggagaatcacttgaacctgggaggcagaggttgcagtgagcccagatcgcgccattgcactccagcctgggcaacaagaacgaaactctgtctcaaaaaaataaataaaaaataaaataaaggctaggcatggtggctcacgcctgttatctcagcactttgggaggccgacacaggcggatcacctgaggtcaggagttcgagaccaccctggccaacatggcaaaaccttgtctctattaaaaacacaaaaattagctgggcgtgctcctgcgtgcctataatcccagctacttgggagtctgaggcaggagcatcacttgaacctgggaaatgtaggttgcaatgagctgagatcatgccattgcactccaatgtgggcaacagagtgagagtgcgtctcaaataaacaaacaaacaaaaaaagtgtccTGGTGCAGGTTACATGCTGCAGGCTAGAACTGGTGGAAAACAGTAAATGGTACCTGGGAGAGGTGGATCTGGAGGCATAGTTTCCAGTGGAAATCAAGGTAGCAAAGAGGAGGGAGGCAAGGCCCAGGAGAAGAAGGGACAGGGACAGAGAGCAACAAGTTTGTGGCAAGGCCAGAAGACTAGTGAGAGAGCtgcccctccttccctttctatcCCATCCCAGGAGGCAAAGAGTCTCAGTATTGACTTACCCGTGTCTCTTTTTCACAGATTCACTACCAAAACAGACAAGAAAGTCTGTACCCATCCAAAGAAAAAATGGGTGCAAAGATACATTTCTTTACTGAAAACTCCGAAACAATTGTGACTCAGCTGAATTTTCATCCGAGGACGCCTGGACCCCGCTCTTGGCTCTGCGGCCCTCAGGGGAGCCTGCAGAATCTTTTCTGAAGGCTACATGGACCCACTGGGGAGGACAGGGTGTTTTCTCCCAGAGTTACTTTAATAAAGGTTGTTCATAGAGTTGACTTGTTCATAACATTTTTTGTCCATAAAACCCGAGTTttctttaaggaaagaaaattgaTTCAATATGGATGTCTGGTTGCCTGGGAGGTCCCCAACCCCCGAGGAGACCCTGATACTGTATTCTGCCGTGGGTTTTTGTTTGggcaaaaaaaagcaagggtaaTTTTAATACACTTTGGTAAAATGTTCACTGAATGTTTTAACATTATTTAGAGAAAAAGTTTAGTTTATTTGGAAAAGTAGGTTCTGCGCAACACCTCACAGCCCGTCAGTGCCGTGTAAATGTAGTAGCTCCGTGTTTAGCAGCGTTTTCTCTTAAGAAAGCAAGACACTAATTAGTAAATGTGAATATTATCTACTTACCAAACTGAGGGTGCCTATGTCTATAAAGCTTAAACAagctttttacaaaaataatcagccgggtacagtggttcacggctctaatcccagcactttgggaggctgaggtgggaggatcacttgagcccaggagtttgagatcagcctgggca
This window of the Pongo abelii isolate AG06213 chromosome 6, NHGRI_mPonAbe1-v2.0_pri, whole genome shotgun sequence genome carries:
- the CCL26 gene encoding C-C motif chemokine 26; this translates as MTCLSLASAVLLASLLSLHLGTATRGSDISKTCCFQYSHKPLPWTWVRSYEFTSNSCSQRAVIFTTKTDKKVCTHPKKKWVQRYISLLKTPKQL